A window from Limanda limanda chromosome 14, fLimLim1.1, whole genome shotgun sequence encodes these proteins:
- the LOC133019252 gene encoding dixin-like, translating into MIASLSRGSLLDEVLHGSSNEQQLAAYISWVNCQLKRKPGLKPITNLRQDLHDGVVLTQLIEIVAGEVLEGVFVTPQSKDESRKNVEQVLQFISSRHIRMPHISARDIVDGNLKSVMRIILALAAHFKPSANHRAATGSGRTLTKGHASHNPLSPVALAQGAAAALATAQFDASQPARVTRIHSDWGLDKEKIVCVRALVKQYEREQDNPQPSSLSAVSPVSCPKAPTSSQPDRSEDDRQQQQSSAESPHAVVETAWEDSLNETLENDVQETRKMVSALQALLLHGSLPEDEEDVSLTLDQCNSEQQLVVMRSRLDQSMEEAQELKRELLHCKQEMRNLHGVKGAQQQRLCTQEASILQLKQELLRASMTKDELNNRNAELQWKMEENNRLWGECKKEIGQKDRLLQQLKHMLEDSQKQQNELQRELEHKSNLLQELMGRDLQQIPSGTENNGCSYSGNPAPSVSGQADEVQLLRDALRSLRNNFRDHDPQHHTLDTLEQGIVSLMDRLHVVHTHRGRGKSPRRKGQHTDSDPWSSTKIGQSHVGSSASTKILYFTGKSPTPSMINIQKRLGEVTLKDVKAAVDQEGNYKYHFKALDPEFGTVKEEVFLDTAVVPGWEGKIVAWVEEDHGDDRPL; encoded by the exons ATGATCGCCTCACTCTCAAGAGGAAGTTTGCTGGACGAGGTTCTTCACGGGAGCTCCAACGAG cagcagctggcagCCTATATTTCCTGGGTGAACTGTCAGCTGAAGAGGAAGCCGGGCCTGAAGCCTATCACCAACCTCAGGCAGGACCTGCACGATGGGGTGGTGCTCACACAACTCATAGAGATTGTTG CTGGAGAAGTGCTGGAGGGAGTATTCGTGACTCCTCAAAGCAAAGATGAAAGCAGGAAGAATGTGGAGCAGGTCTTGCAGTTCATTTCCTCCCGACACATACGCATGCCACACATATCCGCAAGAG ACATCGTTGATGGTAACCTGAAATCTGTAATGAGGATAATTCTGGCGCTGGCTGCTCACTTCAAACCTTCAGCCAACCACAGGGCTGCTACTGGAAGTGGAAGGACCTTGACAAAAGGCCATGCCAGCCACAACCCTCTCTCCCCTGTGGCATTAGCACAAGGGGCCGCTGCTGCACTGGCGACCGCACAGTTTGATGCCTCACAGCCTGCACGAGTCACACGTATCCACAG TGACTGGGGGTTGGACAAGGAAAAgattgtgtgtgtccgtgcactGGTCAAGCAGTATGAAAGAGAGCAGGACAATCCTCAGCCCAGCAG CCTTAGCGCCGTCAGTCCAGTGTCGTGTCCAAAAGctccaaccagcagccaaccagacCGATCGGAAGATGACCGCCAACAACAGCAGAGCAGCG CGGAGTCACCTCATGCTGTAGTGGAGACGGCGTGGGAAGATTCTCTCAATGAAACTTTGGAGAATGACGTACAGGAGACAAGAAAAATGGTGTCGGCCCTGCAG GCTCTACTGCTTCATGGTTCTCTgcctgaggatgaggaggacgtGTCTTTGACTTTGGACCAGTGCAACTCGGAACAGCAGCTG GTAGTCATGCGAAGTCGCTTGGATCAGAGTATGGAGGAGGCACAGGAGTTAAAG AGGGAACTGCTGCACTGTAAGCAAGAGATGAGAAACCTCCATGGAGTCAAA GGCGCCCAACAGCAGAGGCTGTGCACTCAGGAGGCGTCAATCCTGCAGCTGAAGCAGGAGCTTCTGCGAGCCAGCATGACCAAGGATGAGCTCAACAACCGGAat GCAGAGCTACAGTGGAAGATGGAGGAAAATAACAGACTGTGGGGCGAATGCAAG AAAGAGAttggacagaaggacagactACTGCAGCAACTTAAACACATGCTCGAAGACAGCCAGAAACAGCAG AATGAGTTGCAAAGAGAGTTGGAGCATAAAAGCAACTTGCTGCAGGAGCTAATGGGCAGAGATCTGCAACAG ATTCCCTCCGGCACAGAGAACAATGGATGTTCTTACTCTGGAAATCcagctccctctgtgtcagGC CAGGCAGATGAGgttcagctgctcagagatgcACTCCGGAGTTTGAGGAACAACTTCAGGGACCATGACCCGCAGCACCATACACTGGACACCCTGGAACAGGGCATAGTGTCACTCATGGACAGACTGCATgttgtccacacacacagg GGAAGAGGGAAGTCTCCAAGACGCAAAGGTCAACACACAGACTCTGATCCCTGGTCCTCCACAA AGATTGGTCAGTCCCACGTTGGCTCCTCTGCCTCGACTAAAATCCTTTATTTCACTGGAAAATCCCCAACACCTTCCATGATCAATATTCAGAAAag GTTGGGTGAAGTAACTCTGAAGGACGTTAAAGCAGCTGTGGATCAAGAGGGAAACTACAAGTATCACTTCAAGGCCCTGGACCCAGAGTTTGGCACAGTGAAGGAGGAG GTGTTCCTGGATACAGCAGTTGTTCCAGGCTGGGAAGGTAAAATCGTGGCGTGGGTAGAAGAGGACCATGGTGACGACCG GCCATTGTAG
- the dlat gene encoding dihydrolipoyllysine-residue acetyltransferase component of pyruvate dehydrogenase complex, mitochondrial, whose protein sequence is MLRLVLRLRPASWLPCPRALPTGPAALGSRSVPGTGGLRRLHRGAAYRAASLSSSLGHRATVLRCPPLSGSYQAKRFYCLPPHQKVELPALSPTMQTGTIARWEKKEGDKISEGELIAEVETDKATVGFEIMEECYLAKILVAEGTRDVLIGSVICITVDDPDLIPAFKDVTVDSLTAAGAAPSPAASAPPPPPPAAAAPPAAPGSSYPTHLKITLPALSPTMTMGTVQRWEKKVGEKLSEGDLLAEIETDKATIGFEVQEEGYLAKIMVKEGTRDVPLGTPLCIIVEKESDIAAFKDYVETGGAEVSTPPPAPAPAAAPVAAAATPAVAAPAASRKGRVFASPLARKLASEKGIDLAQVGGSGPDGRVTRKDIESFVPPKPAPVAAVAPSPAAAAPAPAPAAAPISPAGTYTDVPISNIRKVIAQRLMQSKQTIPHYYLSVDVNMDQVIELRKELNVEVHAQNIKLSVNDFIIKASALACLKVPECNSSWMDTVIRQNHVVDVSVAVSTANGLITPIVFNAHTKGLASICSDVSALAAKAREGKLQPHEFQGGTFTISNLGMFGVKNFSAIINPPQACILAVGGSEKRLMPADNEKGFDVASMMSVTLSCDHRVVDGAVGAQWLAEFRKFLERPVTMLL, encoded by the exons ATGCTCCGTCTCGTCCTGCGGCTCCGGCCGGCCTCCTGGCTGCCGTGTCCCCGTGCCCTCCCCACCGGGCCTGCTGCGCTCGGCTCCCGCTCCGTGCCCGGAACCGGAGGTCTGCGGCGGCTCCACCGCGGAGCAGCGTACCGGGCCGCCTCCCTGAGCTCCAGCCTCGGCCACAGAGCGACGGTGCTGCGGTGTCCCCCGCTGTCAGGCTCCTACCAGGCCAAGAGGTTCTACTGCCTCCCGCCCCACCAGAAG GTGGAGCTTCCTGCTCTGTCACCCACCATGCAGACCGGAACCATCGCTCGCtgggagaagaaggagggagacaAAATCAGCGAGGGTGAACTCATAGCTGAG GTGGAGACTGACAAGGCCACTGTGGGCTTTGAGATAATGGAGGAGTGCTATCTGGCAAAGATCCTGGTTGCTGAGGGGACCAGAGATGTTCTTATTGGTTCAGTAATCTGCATCACGGTCGATGA CCCTGATCTCATCCCAGCCTTTAAGGATGTAACGGTGGACTCACTTACAGCAGCCGGTGCCGCTCCTTCCCCAgctgcctctgctcctcctccccctcctccagctgctgctgctcctcctgcagcccccGGCAGCTCGTATCCCACACACCTGAAG ATCACACTCCCCGCCCTCTCTCCCACCATGACGATGGGAACAGTGCAGCGCTGGGAGAAGAAGGTCGGAGAGAAGCTGAGTGAAGGAGATCTGCTGGCTGAGATCGAGACTGACAAGGCGACCATCG GCTttgaggtgcaggaggagggatATTTGGCCAAAATAATGGTGAAAGAGGGAACTCGGGACGTCCCCCTGGGAACGCCGCTCTGCATCATTGTAGAGAAAGAAAGCGACATCGCTGCCTTCAAGGATTACGTAGAAACTGGAGGGGCAGAGGTTTCCACACCCCCCCCAGCTCCAGCGCCC gcgGCAGCTCCAGTAGCTGCAGCAGCCACTCCTGCAGTCGCTGCCCCAGCAGCCTCCAGGAAGGGGCGTGTGTTCGCCAGCCCGCTCGCCAGGAAACTGGCCTCTGAGAAAGGAATTGACCTGGCACAGGTCGGAG GTTCTGGTCCTGACGGACGTGTCACCAGGAAAGACATTGAGAGTTTTGTTCCACCAAAGCCTGCACCT GTTGCAGCTGTTGCTCCTAGTCCAGCCGCTGccgctcctgctcctgcaccgGCTGCTGCTCCTATTTCCCCGGCTGGAACCTACACAGACGTCCCCATCAGCAACATCCGAAAG GTCATTGCTCAGAGGTTGATGCAGTCCAAGCAAACCATCCCACACTATTATCTGTCTGTAGACGTCAACATGGACCAAGTGATCGAGCTTCGGAAAGAGCTCAATGTT GAAGTACACGCCCAGAATATCAAACTTAGTGTGAATGACTTCATCATCAAAGCCAGCGCTCTGGCCTGCCTCAAGGTTCCCGAGTGTAACTCCTCCTGGATGGACACAGTCATTCGCCA GAACCATGTGGTGGACGTGAGTGTAGCAGTGAGCACAGCCAATGGTCTGATCACACCCATCGTGTTTAATGCCCACACCAAAGGACTGGCCTCCATCTGCTCCGATGTTTCTGCCCTTGCTGCCAAAGCCAGAGAAGGCAAACTGCAGCCACACGAGTTCCAG GGAGGCACGTTCACAATCTCTAACTTGGGGATGTTCGGCGTAAAGAACTTCTCAGCGATAATCAACCCTCCTCAGGCCTGTATCCTCGCTGTGGGAGGCTCAGAGAAACGATTGATGCCTGCTGATAACGAGAAAGG GTTCGACGTAGCCAGCATGATGTCAGTGACACTGAGCTGTGACCACCGGGTGGTGGACGGCGCAGTCGGCGCACAGTGGCTCGCAGAGTTCCGCAAGTTCCTGGAGAGACCTGTCACCATGCTGTTGTGA